A region of Streptomyces deccanensis DNA encodes the following proteins:
- a CDS encoding flavin reductase family protein, producing MTDPISSKARRFREAMASFPSGVTIVTTADEAGQWRGFTATSFCSVSMEPPLVLVCLADSAECHPAFTSAERWLVHVITDEHTELATRFATRGADKFAHPGFTSDEHGLPTLDAAAVTLACSTYDIHPAGDHTILLGRVDDVRLGEGIPTVYYQRDFQPLELARSR from the coding sequence ATGACAGACCCCATCAGCAGCAAAGCACGCCGTTTCCGAGAGGCCATGGCGTCCTTCCCCTCCGGAGTCACCATCGTCACCACCGCCGACGAGGCCGGGCAGTGGCGCGGGTTCACGGCGACCTCGTTCTGCTCGGTCTCGATGGAACCCCCGCTGGTCCTCGTGTGCCTGGCGGACAGCGCCGAATGCCACCCCGCGTTCACGAGCGCCGAGCGCTGGCTCGTCCACGTCATCACCGACGAGCACACCGAACTCGCCACGCGGTTCGCCACCCGGGGCGCCGACAAGTTCGCGCATCCCGGCTTCACCTCCGACGAGCACGGACTCCCCACGCTCGACGCCGCCGCCGTCACCCTCGCCTGCAGCACCTACGACATCCACCCGGCCGGGGACCACACGATCCTGCTGGGCCGCGTCGACGACGTACGCCTCGGCGAGGGCATCCCGACCGTCTATTACCAGCGCGATTTCCAGCCCCTTGAGCTCGCCCGAAGCCGATGA